Proteins encoded by one window of Dyella humicola:
- the lepB gene encoding signal peptidase I has protein sequence MRAVLGLISRNKGFVTFMLCMVIFRSAIADWNVVPTGSMQPTIRIGDRILVDKAAYDVRVPFTHISLIHRADPQRGDIVVLDSAGANERLVKRVIGVPGDEIALQQNHLYINGQPASYEPIAVQGIRDDREDPARYAMENVGAMHHPVRWSIAQAGHSNDFGPVTVPAGQYLLLGDNRDNSADSRYFGFFPRHEITGRATRVAVSLDPGNHYLPRNDRWGAALQ, from the coding sequence ATGCGCGCCGTCCTGGGCCTTATCTCCCGCAACAAGGGCTTCGTCACCTTCATGCTTTGCATGGTCATATTCCGCAGCGCCATCGCGGACTGGAACGTGGTTCCCACCGGCTCGATGCAACCCACCATCCGCATCGGCGACCGCATCCTGGTCGACAAGGCCGCCTACGATGTGCGCGTCCCGTTTACCCATATCTCGCTGATCCATCGCGCCGACCCACAACGTGGCGACATCGTGGTGCTGGACTCCGCCGGTGCCAACGAACGGCTGGTCAAGCGGGTGATTGGCGTACCCGGCGACGAGATCGCGCTCCAACAAAACCACCTCTACATCAACGGCCAACCCGCCAGCTACGAACCCATCGCTGTACAAGGCATCCGCGACGATCGCGAGGACCCTGCGCGATACGCCATGGAAAATGTCGGCGCCATGCATCATCCGGTGCGCTGGTCGATCGCCCAGGCAGGTCATAGCAACGATTTCGGGCCCGTTACCGTGCCCGCCGGCCAGTACCTGCTACTTGGCGACAACCGCGACAACAGCGCCGATTCGCGCTACTTCGGCTTCTTCCCCCGCCACGAAATCACCGGCCGCGCTACCCGCGTTGCGGTCTCACTCGACCCCGGCAACCACTACCTGCCCCGCAACGACCGCTGGGGCGCGGCCCTGCAATAA
- a CDS encoding PP2C family protein-serine/threonine phosphatase, with protein sequence MIEFGHGTHVGLRRTRNEDTYYADASLGLFLVADGMGGHQHGEVASALVRDAVADLVARGHSLVEAVRAADERLIQFSRSFNDPRPMGTTIAALRLGPENYEVVWVGDSRVYLWQNHLRQVSHDHSLVQELVAAGTLDPAQAARHPQRNVITQALGITAADQLHIGMARGRLEPGTCFLLCSDGLTEEVGDTTIASIVSRQDLSAQECVEHLLLAALDGGGSDNITAILARVN encoded by the coding sequence ATGATTGAATTCGGACACGGAACCCACGTTGGATTGCGTCGTACGCGCAATGAAGACACTTATTACGCCGACGCCTCGCTCGGCCTGTTTCTGGTCGCCGACGGCATGGGCGGCCATCAGCACGGTGAGGTGGCATCAGCCCTGGTACGCGATGCCGTCGCGGACCTGGTTGCGCGCGGGCACAGCCTCGTTGAAGCGGTTCGTGCCGCAGACGAGCGGCTGATCCAGTTCAGCCGTAGCTTCAACGACCCTCGCCCCATGGGCACCACGATTGCCGCGCTAAGGCTGGGTCCGGAAAATTACGAAGTGGTCTGGGTCGGCGATAGTCGTGTCTATTTGTGGCAGAACCATCTGCGTCAGGTCAGTCACGATCATTCGCTGGTGCAGGAACTGGTCGCCGCCGGCACGCTTGATCCGGCGCAGGCCGCACGTCATCCGCAGCGCAACGTGATCACCCAGGCCCTCGGCATCACGGCCGCCGATCAGCTACATATCGGGATGGCGCGCGGCCGACTGGAGCCAGGCACATGCTTTTTGCTGTGCAGCGACGGGCTGACCGAAGAAGTCGGCGACACCACCATCGCAAGCATCGTGTCACGCCAGGACCTGTCGGCCCAGGAGTGCGTCGAACATCTGCTGCTCGCCGCATTGGACGGCGGCGGCAGCGACAACATCACGGCGATCCTCGCGCGCGTCAACTGA